One Dysidea avara chromosome 7, odDysAvar1.4, whole genome shotgun sequence genomic region harbors:
- the LOC136261236 gene encoding uncharacterized protein, translating to MLCASTFHGVKGSTLTVLKPCLPIMHSKAHSWHCQILWGGRWQDGAGSGSGEDMELLFSYLSQWAFPKRNMLAYRREEFLTEAVIFWNDSKIRSLPRTLVHRLRKCREKLLAVEGQMNVIGLPQAILESYKQEIVAAAKREINSEDHNPDDDREAYFLLWKSLELASQLSQYNDNNSSVESIIFGTQHLYKEANSIMSKSAENLTKLQALESKLQISDENSRKDCLHQGKKLAIQRKLQDLQGRMELYYLSIKRKLSSIKSVATSSKQRTNLRRSVSSEKRKLSTCITEYNALGVFIEGFHPASVEVVMEGDFPWSKLTEIEDELSDLITTQTEDRSNVITENPDTAA from the exons ATGTTGTGTGCCAGTACTTTCCATGGAGTGAAAGGGTCAACTTTGACTGTCCTGAAGCCTTGTCTTCCCATAATGCATTCGAAAGCCCACTCATGGCATTGTCAG ATCTTGTGGGGAGGACGCTGGCAAGATGGTGCAGGTAGTGGCTCTGGAGAAGATATGGAGCTATTGTTTAGCTATTTGTCCCAGTGGGCATTTCCAAAAAGGAATATGCTAGCTTATA GACGAGAGGAGTTTTTGACTGAAGCAGTTATATTTTGGAATGACAGTAAAATCCGATCTCTTCCAAGAACATTAGTGCACCGTCTTCGAAAg tgcCGAGAAAAGCTTCTTGCAGTGGAGGGACAGATGAATGTAATTGGGCTCCCACAAGCTATCTTAGAATCGTATAAACAGGAAATAGTAGCTGCTGCTAAAA GGGAAATTAATTCTGAAGATCATAATCCTGATGATGATAGAGAAGCCTACTTTTTACTGTGGAAAAGTCTTGAATTAGCTAGCCAGCTGAGTCAGTACAATGATAATAATTCATCAGTGGAGAGTATAATATTTG GAACACAACATTTATACAAAGAAGCCAATAGTATTATGTCGAAATCAGCTGAGAATTTGACAAAGCTGCAGGCTTTAGAAAGCAAACTACAAATCAGTGATGAGAATAGTAGAAAAGATTGCTTACATCAAGGAAAAAAGTTGGCAATACAAAGAAAGTTACAAGATCTACAGGGAAGAATGGAGCTGTATTATTTAAGTATCAAACGAAAGTTATCTTCAATCAAGAGTGTGGCAA CATCTAGCAAGCAAAGAACAAATTTACGGAGATCTGTATCATCAGAAAAGAGGAAATTGTCTACTTGTATTACTGAATATAATGCCCTGGGAGTTTTCATTGAGGGATTTCATCCTGCTTCTGTTGAAGTTGTTATGGAGGGGGACTTCCCTTGGTCCAAGTTAACAG AGATTGAAGATGAATTAAGTGACTTGATAACAACACAAACAGAAGACAGAAGTAAT GTCATCACAGAAAACCCAGATACAGCTGCATAA
- the LOC136261147 gene encoding phage-like element PBSX protein XkdO, which yields MTSKRTSTPISDTGQEDVEALHAQFEASIKRNNLPKQRVCSTFEVRYDAATEERITLSRKRPRKRKPVENRHQDNSIDHDYEQSDQFGDLMNDVDGESVNDTWKIVNDTWMIVNDTWKIVNDTWMIVNDTWMIVNDTWMIVKDTWTIVNDTWTIVNDTWTIVNDTWMIVNDTLTMVNDTWTIVNDTLTMVSDTSTIVNDTWMIVNDTLTMVNDNWTIVNDTLTMVNDTWTRVNDTWTIVNDAWTIVNDTWTIVNDTWTIVNDTWTIVNDTWMMVNDTLTMVNDTWTIVNDTLTMVNDTWMIVNDTW from the exons ATGACATCCAAGAGAACATCTACACCAATTTCTGACACTGGTCAGGAGGATGTAGAGGCTCTTCATGCACAGTTTGAAGCATCTATCAAAAGAAATAATCTTCCTAAGCAAAGAGTCTGTTCAACCTTTGAAGTCAGATATGATGCTGCCACTGAAGAAAGAATAACATTGTCAAGGAAAAGGCCACGTAAAAGAAAGCCAGTGGAAAATAGGCACCAAGACAATT CCATTGACCATGATTATGAACAGAGCGACCAATTTGGAGATCTTATGAATGATGTTGATGGAGAGTCAG TGAATGATACCTGGAAAATAGTGAATGATACCTGGATGATAGTGAATGATACCTGGAAAATAGTGAATGATACCTGGATGATAGTGAATGATACCTGGATGATAGTGAACGATACCTGGATGATAGTGAAGGATACCTGGACGATAGTGAACGATACCTGGACGATAGTGAACGATACCTGGACGATAGTGAATGATACCTGGATGATAGTGAATGACACCTTGACGATGGTGAATGATACCTGGACGATAGTGAATGATACCTTGACGATGGTGAGTGATACCTCGACGATAGTGAATGATACCTGGATGATAGTGAATGACACCTTGACGATGGTGAATGATAACTGGACGATAGTGAATGATACCTTGACGATGGTGAATGATACCTGGACGAGAGTGAATGATACCTGGACGATAGTGAATGATGCCTGGACGATAGTGAACGATACCTGGACGATAGTGAATGATACCTGGACGATAGTGAATGATACCTGGACGATAGTGAATGATACCTGGATGATGGTGAATGACACCTTGACGATGGTGAATGATACCTGGACGATAGTGAATGATACCTTGACGATGGTGAATGATACCTGGATGATAGTGAATGATACCTGGTGA